The DNA window CGGGGTCGCCCATGATGCCGAAACCCAGACCATGTTCCGCATGGACGCGGATCTGGTGGGTGCGGCCGGTTTCGGGTGTGAAGGCGACGAGCGCGCGTCCGCCATGTTCGGCGATCTTGCGCCAGTGCGTGACGGCGGCCTTGCCCGCCTTCGCCGCGATCATGCGCCAGCCCTGTGTCGGGCTGCTCACCTTCTTGAGCGACAGCGCGATTGTGCCCTCTTCCTCCGCTGGCACCCCGTCGAGCACCGCGACATAGCGTTTGGTGACGGTGCCCGCCTCGAACGCGGCGGCGAACCGCTTGTGCGCCTTGGGATTGCGGGCGAGGAGCAGGCAGCCGCTGGTATCCCGGTCAAGCCGGTGAACGGGCAGCGGCCAGCGCTGAAAGCCGAACGTCAGCGACGACAGATGATTTTCCAGCGACATCGACCCATCGCGCGGGGCGTCCACCGGGAGGCCCGAAGGTTTATCGAGGATCAGCGCCTCGCCGTCTATGAACAGCACATGGTCGGTAAGCAGAGGCAAATGGAAGTCCGATCGGAAGGGGGTGAGCGGTTGACGCAATCGCGCCTTCCTATAGGTCGTGGTGGCGATGGACAACAGGGGGGAACAGGACGGCAGGCCGCGCCCGGCAACGGAGCGGCTCGACTGGGTGGATGTCGCTCGTGGCATCGGCATAGTGGCGGTCGTGGTCGGCCATGTATGGACGCGGGGCAGCCTGCGCGGCGCCATGTACAGCTTTCACATGCCGCTTTTCTTCCTGCTATCCGGGATGCTGGCGCGGCCCCAGCCTGCCGGTCCGTTCGCGCGGCGGCTGGCCGTCACGCAGATGCGCCCCTACGCCGCCTGGCTGCTGCTGCTGATCCTCGCCGACCAGATCATCGAGCGGGCGAAGGGCGGCGTGCCGATCTTTCACCGGTGGCCGGAGGATGTCCTGCCGATCCTGCTGGGCGGTTCCTGGCTTCGGGGTCCGTTCACGATCTTCTGGTTCGTGCCCTGCCTTGTCGGCGCGCGCATCCTCTTCAACCTGATCCTGAGCCGTTCGCCCGACCCGTTCGACCGCAGGTGGACCCTGACGCTTCCGCCTTTATTGGCCTCCGCATACGTCCTTGGCTGGTGGACGCAGGCATCGCCGCTGGGCCTGTTGACCGTGCCGATGGCGGTTGTGCTGCTATGGGCCGGACTGGTGTGGGGAAGAGTGGGCTGGCATCGCGCGATGCTCCTGCCGCTGGCCCTTCTCGCCATCGTCGGGCTGGCGGGATTGGTCCCGACGCTCAATATGAAGGCGGCGAATTATGGTGCGCCGCTGCTGTCCATCGCGGCGGGGGTGGCGACGTCGCTGCTGATCTTCCGGCTCTCCATGGGGATTGCGCCTTTTGCCGCGCCGTTGGCATCATTGGGCCGGGCCTCGCTGACGATCATGTATCTCCATGTCGCCATCATCCATTATCTGACGCCATATCTCGGCAAGCCATGGCTGCTCGTTCTGGCGCTGGCGGGGCCGTGGGGGCTTTCGATCCTGATTGCGCGCTCTCCCACAGCGCGGTGGTGGCTTGCCTGACGTCAGAGCAACCCCTTGGCGCGCAGGCTCACATGGCCCTGCGTTCCGATGATGATATGATCATGCACGCCGATGCCGAGCCGTTTGCCCGCGTCGATGATCTGACGCGTCACGTCGATGTCCTGCCGGCTGGGTTCGGGCGATCCGCTGGGATGGTTGTGGACGAGGATGAGGGCGGCCGATCCAAGGTCGATGGCGCGCTTGATAACCTCTCGCGTATAGATCGCCGCCTGATCGACCGACCCGTCCCCCATATGATCGTCGCGGATCAGCATGTTGCGGCTGTTGAGATGCAGCACACGCACGCGCTCCACCGTCAGATAGGCCATGTCGGCGCGCAGATAGTCGAGCAGCGCCTGCCAGCTCGCCAGCACGGGCTGCGCGGCCACTTCGTTGCGCAGCATGCGCAGCGCGGTCGCCTGCACGATCTTGATTGCCGCGATGCTGGTGTCGCCCATGCCGGGGACGCGTGCGATCTGCGCCCAGTCCGCGGCCATGAGACGCCCGATGCCGCCGAACTCGCGGAGCAGCGCCTTGGCCAGCGGCTTGGTGTCGCGGCGCGGAATGGCAAGCGCCAGAAGATATTCGATCAGCTCATGGTCATGCAGCGATTCGCCGCCGCTGTCCGCCAGCTTCTGACGCAGGCGCGCGCGATGGCCTGCGCCATCATGCGCTACTTTGCTATCCTTTTCGGCCAAGTGACTTAAATCCCCCGTCTGCCTTCGGCCCCTCTCGTTCGACGCTATGCGTTGCGGATTTGAGCGGCAAGGATATTTAGAGAGAGCCGGACGTTATGGATGCGTCACGGACGCACAGGGCCGTAAGCCGGGGTTGACCAGAGGAATGGAAGAAACGGACGGCGAAGACAGGGTGCGCCGGGGGTGGGCGCGCTGGCTGGGAGTCGGCACGGGTTCGCTCGCTCTGGTTCTGGTCGCCCTGTGGACGCAGCGGTCCCCTATCGCCGAAAATTTCGTCAATCGCGAACTGGCCCGGCGGGATGTCCGGGCGGATTATGATCTGGTCGATGTCGGGTTGCGAACCCAGCGGATCGAGAATCTGGTGCTGGGCGATCCGGCGCGGCCCGATCTGACGGCGCGGTGGGTGGAGGTGGACATCGCTTTTGCCGGACTGACGCCGCAGGTCGCGGCGGTGCGGGCAGGCGGCGTCAGATTGCGCGGCGCGATCCGCGATGGCGCGCTGGCGCTGGGGGAGGTCGACAAGTTTCGCAACCCCGCTTCAAAAGAGCCTTTCAGCCTTCCGGACCTTGTGCTCGGCCTGCGCGACGCGCGCCTGACGCTCGACACCGATGCGGGCCGGGTGGGAATGCAGATCGACGGCAGCGGCAATCTGCGCTCGGGGTTCAGCGGCAGACTGGCCGCCGCGATGGTCAAGGCCAGCGCTGGCGGATGCGGTGCGACCGCCGTTCGGGCGATGCTGGACGTGACGACAAGAGCGGGACGTCCCGGCATCAAAGGTCCGGTTCAGGCCGGAGCGCTCGGCTGCCCGGCCGCCGGCTTCAGCCTTGCGCGACCGGAGGGCTTGATCGACCTCACCCTCGGCCCGGCGATGGAACGTTGGGAAGGGCAGGCCGACCTCAAGGGCGAAGCCATGCGCGTCAGCATGGTCACGCTCGCAAGGCCGGAAGGCCGCCTGTCGTTCGAAGGGTCCGCAAAGGGCACGAAAGGCGGCGCGACAGTCGCGGCCAAGGCGCTGGGCGGAGCGGGCGTGGGGATGCGCGACGCGCTGCTGCGCGGGCAATGGGCTTTGGGCCGGGATGCGATCAGCGCCAGCGGCCAGTTGAGCGCGAGCGACCTGCGACGCACGGGGCGGGATGCAATGGCATCGTTTGTGGCGAGCAGCCGGGCGACGCCGGTCGGGCCACTGGTCGAACGTATCGCCTCCTCGGTCCGGCAGGCGGAGCGTGCGAACCGCCTGCGGGCGGGCTTCGCCTTTCATCAGCCGGGCGGTCGGGGCAGCCTCACGATTTCGCATGCGGCGCTTACTTCGGTCAGCGGTGCGCGGCTTGGCCTAGGGCAGGGCAGCAGTCTTGCGCTGCTATGGCCCGGCAGACGAGGTGGCATCGACTGGACGCTCGACGGGTCGTTCACCACCGGCGGCGGCGGATTGCCGCATGGAGCCTTGCGGCTGGCGCGGCGTCCTGCGGGCGGCTTTGGCGGCGATCTGTTTCTCGACCCCTATGCCGCAGGCGATGCCCGGCTCGCGGTCGACCGCGTGAGGTTCGTCGCGGACAGGGGCGGCGCGACGCGATTTGCTACAACAGCGCGGCTCGATGGACCGTTGCCGGACGGTCGCGTGCGCGCACTGGTCCTGCCGGTCGGCGGACGAATCGCCGCGGACGGATCGGTCGCGATCAATCCGGACTGCGCGACGGTGGCGTGGGAAGAATTGCGCTATGCCAGCTTCATGGCCGGCCCGACGCGCCAGCAAGTCTGTCCGCTGGAGGGCGGCGCGATGCTGACGCTGAACCAATCCGGTCTGCACGGAGGCTTTTCCGCACGCGGTCTGGCACTAAATGGCCGGAACGGCGGCAGTCCGATGCGGTTCGATGCGAAACGGGCCACCTTCGCACTCCGCGGCAATCGCGTTGCGCTGTCCGGCGCCGCTCTGCGTATCGGTGCGGGCGAGTCGCCGGTGCGCCTGTCTGCTGCGGCTCTGGAAGGCGGACCGGGTGCGCAGGGCTTTACCGGCACGGTCAGCGGCATGGGCGGCCAGATCGGGTCCGTGCCGCTGATCCTTCAGGATGGGAAGGGCGACTGGCGCTTCGCATCCGGAGCGCTCAGCCTGCGTGCGGCGACGGAGGTGCGCGATGCAGCGTTGCCGGCGCGGTTCGAGCCGCTGGCCATCCCTGACGCGCGGCTCACGATGAAGGGCGGCCGCATCGATGCGGCGGGCACGCTCACCACCCGACGCGGCGGGGTGAAGGTTGCGGACGTCGCCATCGCGCATGATCTTGGCAGCGGACGCGGACATGCCGACCTGAATGTGCCGGGCCTGAAGTTCGGACCGTCGCTCCAGCCCGAGGAGGTGACGCACCTCACGGTCGGCGTCATCGCCAATGTCGCGGCCACGGTGACGGGCACGGGCCGGATCGACTGGACCGGCGCCAATGTCACCAGCACCGGCACGTTCCGCACCGACAATGCCAGCCTCGCCGCCGCGTTCGGCCCGGTCGAGGGGCTTTCGGGCGAAATCCGCTTCACCGACCTCATCGGCCTCGTCAGCGCGCCGGGGCAGGAGGTGCGTATCAGGTCGGTCAATCCGGGCGTTGAAGTGCGCGACGGCATCGTACGCTATCATCTGGAACCGGGGCAGAAGGTGCGGATCGAAGGGGGCGGCTGGCCCTTTTCCGGCGGGGAACTGGTGCTGCTGCCCACGACCATGGATTTTTCGGCGGATGTCGACCGCTACCTGACATTTCGCGTCATCGGCCTCGACGCCGGGGCGTTCATTCAGGCGATGGAGCTGGAGAATGTGTCGGCGACAGGCACGTTCGATGGCATCATGCCGCTCATTTTCAACGCGCAGGGTGGGCGTATCGCGGGCGGCGTTCTGGTCGCGCGGCAGCAGGGGCTGCCGCCGCTTGTCATGCCCGAAGGCGTGCTGCCGACCATCCCCTGCGATCCCAAGAGGCAGGGCGGCGTTCTGTCCTATGTGGGACCGGTGTCGAACGAAAATCTGGGAGCGATGGGCAGGATCGCCTTCGACGCTCTCAAGGATCTGCAATATAAATGCCTCAGCATCCTGATGGACGGCGCGCTCGATGGCGAGATGGTGACGAATGTCGTTTTCAACGGCGTAAACCGCGGAAAGATCGGCGATGCCCCGGCGGGGCTGGTCCGCAATTTCACCGGTCTGCCCTTCATTTTCAACGTGAAGATCGCCGCGCCTTTCCGCGGCCTCCTCAAAACCGCGCAGTCCTATATCGACCCGACGCAGACGATCCGGGACGAAATCGGCAGGCAGGCGCAGGAAAAGATGCGCGCGCAAGGCGCGCAGGGGCTTGCGGTTCAGCCTTTGGACAGCGACACTATGCGAAACGGGGAACCGAAATGAAGACACGCGCACTCATCATGGCCGGGATCGCAGGCCTGTCGCTGGGGGGATGCATTCAGGTGAAGGCACCCGACAAACCCATCGAGATCAACCTGAACGTCAAGGTTCAGCAGGAAGTCGTCGTCCGCCTCCAACGCGACGCGCAGTCGCTCATCCAGAACAATCCGGAGCTGTTCCCGCAATGACAAGCAAGATCATCCTGATCGCCGCCGGTGCCGCTGTCGCGCTGGCTGGCGGCATCATGCTTTCCGCCCCCGCGCGGGCGCAGTCGGGTGCGGTGGCCGCCGCGATGAACGCCGGAGCGGTGGGCGAGCAGGCCGATGGCTATCTCGGCATCGCCGGATCGGTCGGCGCGGACGTGCGCACGGAGGTTGACGCCATCAACATCAAGCGCCGCGCCGCCTATACCCAGTTGGCGAGCCAGCGCGGCGTGACGGTGCAGGATGTCGCGGCGGCAACGGCGTGTCAGACGCTGGGGCGGCTGAAACAGGGGCAGGTCTATCGGATTGGCGCTGGCGGGTGGCAGACCAAGGGTGCCGACCCGATCGGCCTGCCGTCCTACTGCGCCGGAGCCTGAGGGCGGCTACGCCTTCCTTTGCGACTTTCGATGATTGCGCGCGCGTCGGGACAAAAGTCCGACAGAAACGCGTAAATTTGCCCCGTCAACTGATCGGGCAACAGCGAATAGAGAACATATTGCCCATGTTTCTGTTCGCGCACGAGGGCCGCGTCCCGCAGCACGGCCAGATGTTTCGAGATGGACGGCATCGTCATCTCGAAATTGTCGGCGATTTCCCCCACCGTCATCGGCTCATGGCCCAGATACCGAAGAATGCGGCGGCGCGGTTCGGACGCCAGCGCCTTGAAGATCCTGTCCATGCGCATTTAGCTAAATAGGAAATCAGGCAAATGCAAGGATCGGACGGCGATGGGAAAAGTCCGGAATTTTCCTGCTTTCAGGCGGGTTGACACTCCTCCGTTGCCTTTCTAAAGCGACCCCGCCTTGACGGGTGCAGCCGCAAGCGCCATGCCGACTTGCCACGGGGATCGACCCCTTGTGGAGCAGGATCATGGCAGCGGACACACCCGGACACGACCCGGCGGGCGAGGACTCGCGCATCGCTTCCCTTGAGAAGCGGATCGCGAAGGCCGAGCGCGCCGAAAAGATCAGGCAGGGGGCCACGGAGCAGCAGGCGGACGACGGGTCTCGCCTCGGCAACAGGGTGCTTGCGGAACTGATCGGCGGTCTTGTCGGCGGTGCGTTGATCGGCTGGGTCTTGGACAGGCTGTTCGGCACATCCCCATGGCTTCTGCTCGTCTTCCTCGGTCTCGGGATCGTGGCGGCGTTCAGGAACATCATCAGATTGACGACGGTGAAGCGTCCCGACGAACAGGGACCGTCCTCACCCTAGTCCGACCAGCGAAGCGTTACAGGGGTCAACGTGGCAGAATCCGGCAAAATCGATCCGATGCATCAATTCGCCATCGAACCTCTGTTCGGTACGGATCATCTGTCGATCGGCGGCTTCAACATCGCCTTTACCAACAGCGCGCTCTACATGGTCGCTGCTGCGGTCGTGCTGTGGATCTTCGTGGTCGGCGGCATGAAGCGCGAGCTGGTGCCGGGCCGCTGGCAGATGGCGGTCGAATATATGACCGGCTTCATCAAGAACCTGCTGATCGCCAATATCGGCGACAAAGGCCGGAAATATATTCCCTACGTCTTCTCGCTGTTCATGTTCATCCTGCTGGCGAACCTGTTGGGTCTGCTGCCGCTCGGCCTTTTCGGGCTGCACCCCTTCACCTTCACCAGTCACTTCACGGCGACCGGCGTGCTCGCGATCATGAGCTTTTCGATCGTCCTGATTGTCGGCTTCTGGAAGCATGGCCTGCACTTCTTCTCGCTGTTCGTGC is part of the Sphingobium amiense genome and encodes:
- the radC gene encoding RadC family protein, producing MAEKDSKVAHDGAGHRARLRQKLADSGGESLHDHELIEYLLALAIPRRDTKPLAKALLREFGGIGRLMAADWAQIARVPGMGDTSIAAIKIVQATALRMLRNEVAAQPVLASWQALLDYLRADMAYLTVERVRVLHLNSRNMLIRDDHMGDGSVDQAAIYTREVIKRAIDLGSAALILVHNHPSGSPEPSRQDIDVTRQIIDAGKRLGIGVHDHIIIGTQGHVSLRAKGLL
- a CDS encoding F0F1 ATP synthase subunit A → MAESGKIDPMHQFAIEPLFGTDHLSIGGFNIAFTNSALYMVAAAVVLWIFVVGGMKRELVPGRWQMAVEYMTGFIKNLLIANIGDKGRKYIPYVFSLFMFILLANLLGLLPLGLFGLHPFTFTSHFTATGVLAIMSFSIVLIVGFWKHGLHFFSLFVPHGTPALMVVPLFFIELVSFMVRPFSLGLRLFVAMTAGHVLLKVLAGFVINSANASPALGFTVGTASFILMVGISALEMLVAVIQAYVFALLTSVYLNDAENLH
- a CDS encoding YnbE family lipoprotein — its product is MKTRALIMAGIAGLSLGGCIQVKAPDKPIEINLNVKVQQEVVVRLQRDAQSLIQNNPELFPQ
- a CDS encoding RluA family pseudouridine synthase produces the protein MPLLTDHVLFIDGEALILDKPSGLPVDAPRDGSMSLENHLSSLTFGFQRWPLPVHRLDRDTSGCLLLARNPKAHKRFAAAFEAGTVTKRYVAVLDGVPAEEEGTIALSLKKVSSPTQGWRMIAAKAGKAAVTHWRKIAEHGGRALVAFTPETGRTHQIRVHAEHGLGFGIMGDPVYGRGEGPMLLHSRFLSVPRGDKPPAQATAPLPATFATAGFTPEMLDDAGL
- a CDS encoding intermembrane phospholipid transport protein YdbH family protein; translated protein: MEETDGEDRVRRGWARWLGVGTGSLALVLVALWTQRSPIAENFVNRELARRDVRADYDLVDVGLRTQRIENLVLGDPARPDLTARWVEVDIAFAGLTPQVAAVRAGGVRLRGAIRDGALALGEVDKFRNPASKEPFSLPDLVLGLRDARLTLDTDAGRVGMQIDGSGNLRSGFSGRLAAAMVKASAGGCGATAVRAMLDVTTRAGRPGIKGPVQAGALGCPAAGFSLARPEGLIDLTLGPAMERWEGQADLKGEAMRVSMVTLARPEGRLSFEGSAKGTKGGATVAAKALGGAGVGMRDALLRGQWALGRDAISASGQLSASDLRRTGRDAMASFVASSRATPVGPLVERIASSVRQAERANRLRAGFAFHQPGGRGSLTISHAALTSVSGARLGLGQGSSLALLWPGRRGGIDWTLDGSFTTGGGGLPHGALRLARRPAGGFGGDLFLDPYAAGDARLAVDRVRFVADRGGATRFATTARLDGPLPDGRVRALVLPVGGRIAADGSVAINPDCATVAWEELRYASFMAGPTRQQVCPLEGGAMLTLNQSGLHGGFSARGLALNGRNGGSPMRFDAKRATFALRGNRVALSGAALRIGAGESPVRLSAAALEGGPGAQGFTGTVSGMGGQIGSVPLILQDGKGDWRFASGALSLRAATEVRDAALPARFEPLAIPDARLTMKGGRIDAAGTLTTRRGGVKVADVAIAHDLGSGRGHADLNVPGLKFGPSLQPEEVTHLTVGVIANVAATVTGTGRIDWTGANVTSTGTFRTDNASLAAAFGPVEGLSGEIRFTDLIGLVSAPGQEVRIRSVNPGVEVRDGIVRYHLEPGQKVRIEGGGWPFSGGELVLLPTTMDFSADVDRYLTFRVIGLDAGAFIQAMELENVSATGTFDGIMPLIFNAQGGRIAGGVLVARQQGLPPLVMPEGVLPTIPCDPKRQGGVLSYVGPVSNENLGAMGRIAFDALKDLQYKCLSILMDGALDGEMVTNVVFNGVNRGKIGDAPAGLVRNFTGLPFIFNVKIAAPFRGLLKTAQSYIDPTQTIRDEIGRQAQEKMRAQGAQGLAVQPLDSDTMRNGEPK
- a CDS encoding AtpZ/AtpI family protein codes for the protein MAADTPGHDPAGEDSRIASLEKRIAKAERAEKIRQGATEQQADDGSRLGNRVLAELIGGLVGGALIGWVLDRLFGTSPWLLLVFLGLGIVAAFRNIIRLTTVKRPDEQGPSSP
- a CDS encoding acyltransferase family protein → MDNRGEQDGRPRPATERLDWVDVARGIGIVAVVVGHVWTRGSLRGAMYSFHMPLFFLLSGMLARPQPAGPFARRLAVTQMRPYAAWLLLLILADQIIERAKGGVPIFHRWPEDVLPILLGGSWLRGPFTIFWFVPCLVGARILFNLILSRSPDPFDRRWTLTLPPLLASAYVLGWWTQASPLGLLTVPMAVVLLWAGLVWGRVGWHRAMLLPLALLAIVGLAGLVPTLNMKAANYGAPLLSIAAGVATSLLIFRLSMGIAPFAAPLASLGRASLTIMYLHVAIIHYLTPYLGKPWLLVLALAGPWGLSILIARSPTARWWLA
- a CDS encoding YdbL family protein, coding for MTSKIILIAAGAAVALAGGIMLSAPARAQSGAVAAAMNAGAVGEQADGYLGIAGSVGADVRTEVDAINIKRRAAYTQLASQRGVTVQDVAAATACQTLGRLKQGQVYRIGAGGWQTKGADPIGLPSYCAGA
- a CDS encoding metalloregulator ArsR/SmtB family transcription factor, translating into MDRIFKALASEPRRRILRYLGHEPMTVGEIADNFEMTMPSISKHLAVLRDAALVREQKHGQYVLYSLLPDQLTGQIYAFLSDFCPDARAIIESRKGRRSRPQAPAQ